One window of the Eucalyptus grandis isolate ANBG69807.140 chromosome 8, ASM1654582v1, whole genome shotgun sequence genome contains the following:
- the LOC120287237 gene encoding protein NRT1/ PTR FAMILY 5.3-like, protein MSLLTPAISLPGLKQPRCLDADIDNCKKPITMQLAVFCGALYVLAVGTGETKPNISMIGTDQFDNFGPREKARKHSFKWTPCWALWCGFLTLGLAILIAVFLAGTPFYCHRVPAGSLLTRMARVIVAPRGSGGSRGPE, encoded by the exons ATGTCTCTGTTGACCCCGGCCATCTCGCTTCCCGGCCTCAAACAACCTCGCTGCTTAGACGCCGACATCGACAATTGTAAGAAGCCCATTACAATGCAACTCGCCGTCTTCTGCGGTGCGCTGTACGTGCTGGCGGTCGGGACCGGCGAGACCAAGCCCAACATCTCAATGATTGGCACGGACCAGTTCGACAACTTCGGCCCGAGGGAGAAGGCCCGCAAGCACTCCTTCAAGTG GACACCGTGCTGGGCCCTCTGGTGCGGGTTCCTGACCCTCGGGCTCGCGATCTTGATAGCGGTCTTCCTCGCTGGGACCCCTTTCTACTGCCACCGGGTGCCTGCGGGCAGCCTGCTCACGAGGATGGCGCGGGTCATCGTGGCCCCCCGAGGAAGTGGAGGGAGCCGGGGTCCCGAGTGA
- the LOC104417200 gene encoding LOW QUALITY PROTEIN: protein NRT1/ PTR FAMILY 5.2 (The sequence of the model RefSeq protein was modified relative to this genomic sequence to represent the inferred CDS: substituted 2 bases at 2 genomic stop codons): MSLVEEGADDYTQDGTVDLRGNPVCRSKRGGWTACSFVVVFQVFERVAYYGISSNLVLYLTRKLQEGTVQSANNVTNWVGTVRATAVLGAYLADAHLGCYWTLLIASAIYLMGMLGLTLAVSLPGLNPSHCSEANVDNCKKASTLLLTVFYGALYMVAVGTSGTKPNISTIGADQFDDFDSKEKAHKLSFFKLRMFSVFVGTLFARTVLFYIQENVSWALGFLLPTLALAISVAIFLAGTPFYRHRVPAGSPFTRMAQVIVAAGRKWRVRVPSDPKELYEFDPPEYANKGKFKIGSIXTLRFLNKACVQTSSTSPWELCSVTQVEESKQMLWMIPVLIATFIPSCMVAQTNTLFVMQGTTLDRSIGSFKIPPASLAKFVTISKLVCVVAYDRIFVKIMQRWTKNPKGIGLLHRMGIGLVLHIVIMTVASFAERWRLRVAREHNLVESEGQIPLTIFILLPQFVLMGTANAFLEVAKTEFFYDQAPESMKTLGTSYLMITMAVGNFLSSFLLSTVSQITKRHAHHGWILDNLNASHLDYYYFFLAVLNILNFAFFLSVAKLYAYRTKVSGLDGGARGGEEGAGAAEGGGSAVIELLEFKKLTEANHVXLI; this comes from the exons atgtcactGGTAGAAGAAGGAGCTGATGATTACACCCAAGATGGGACCGTTGATCTCCGAGGAAATCCTGTCTGTCGATCGAAGCGCGGCGGATGGACCGCCTGCTCCTTCGTCGttg TGTTTCAAGTTTTCGAGAGGGTGGCGTACTATGGAATTTCGTCCAACCTCGTCCTCTATTTGACCAGGAAACTTCAAGAAGGTACGGTTCAGTCAGCCAACAATGTGACCAACTGGGTCGGCACCGTTCGAGCCACTGCCGTCCTCGGCGCATACTTGGCAGACGCCCATCTCGGCTGTTACTGGACCCTCCTCATCGCATCCGCCATCTATCTCATG GGCATGTTGGGGTTGACCCTGGCCGTCTCGCTTCCCGGCCTCAACCCTTCTCACTGCTCGGAAGCCAACGTAGACAATTGCAAGAAGGCCTCCACATTGCTGCTCACCGTCTTCTACGGCGCACTGTACATGGTGGCGGTCGGGACCAGCGGGACCAAGCCCAACATCTCAACCATCGGTGCGGACCAGTTCGACGACTTTGACTCAAAGGAGAAGGCCCACAAGCTCTCCTTCTTCAAGTTGAGGATGTTCAGCGTCTTCGTTGGGACACTCTTTGCCAGAACCGTCCTCTTCTATATTCAAGAAAATGTGAGCTGGGCTCTTGGTTTTTTGCTCCCGACCCTCGCCCTCGCTATCTCAGTTGCGATCTTCCTGGCAGGCACCCCTTTCTACCGGCACCGGGTGCCTGCAGGTAGCCCGTTCACAAGGATGGCGCAGGTCATCGTGGCTGCCGGGAGGAAGTGGAGGGTGCGGGTCCCGAGTGATCCGAAGGAGCTTTATGAGTTCGACCCGCCAGAGTACGCCAACAAGGGCAAATTCAAGATCGGCTCAATATAAACCTTGAG ATTCTTGAACAAAGCATGCGTCCAAACCAGCTCTACTTCTCCGTGGGAGCTATGCTCGGTGACCCAAGTCGAGGAGTCAAAACAAATGCTGTGGATGATTCCAGTCCTGATCGCGACTTTCATTCCGAGCTGCATGGTGGCCCAAACCAATACCCTCTTTGTCATGCAAGGAACTACCCTAGATAGAAGCATCGGCAGCTTCAAGATCCCCCCCGCGAGTCTAGCCAAATTCGTGACCATATCGAAGCTTGTGTGTGTTGTGGCGTATGACCGCATCTTCGTCAAGATCATGCAAAGATGGACCAAGAACCCGAAAGGCATCGGTCTTCTCCATAGGATGGGGATCGGCCTTGTCCTCCACATCGTGATCATGACTGTGGCGTCCTTCGCCGAGAGATGGAGGCTCCGAGTGGCTAGGGAACACAATTTGGTTGAATCGGAAGGACAAATCCCACTGACAATCTTCATTCTGCTTCCTCAATTCGTGCTCATGGGAACAGCCAACGCTTTCCTGGAAGTAGCGAAAACCGAGTTTTTCTATGACCAAGCGCCGGAGAGCATGAAGACCCTGGGCACGTCTTATTTAATGATCACCATGGCGGTCGGCAACTTCCTCAGCAGCTTCCTACTATCCACGGTCTCGCAAATCACCAAGAGGCACGCCCACCACGGGTGGATCCTAGACAACCTGAATGCTTCGCACCTCGACTATTACTATTTCTTCCTCGCAGTGCTCAACATCCTGAATTTTGCTTTCTTCCTGTCCGTGGCAAAACTCTATGCGTATCGCACCAAGGTATCAGGATTGGATGGTGGTGCtcgaggaggagaagaaggagccgGTGCCGCAGAAGGCGGAGGAAGTGCTG TAATCGAACTACttgaattcaaaaaattaacCGAAGCCAACCATGTTTGACTAATCTAG